In Apodemus sylvaticus chromosome 8, mApoSyl1.1, whole genome shotgun sequence, one genomic interval encodes:
- the Btd gene encoding biotinidase isoform X1, with amino-acid sequence MPNRFMVCIMSGARTAPALFFLGCSALALGVSSASQEPGEAEYYVAAVYEHRPVLSPNPLELISRQQALELMKQNLDVYEQQVMAAAQKGVQIIVFPEDGIHGFNFTRTSIYPFLDFMPSPKLVSWNPCLEPFRFNDTEVLRRLSCMAIKGGMFLVANLGTKQPCLSSDPGCPQDGRYQFNTNVVFSDNGTLVDRYRKHNLYFEAAFDTPANVDLVTFDAPFAGKFGVFTCFDILFLDPAVRLLRDFEVKHVVYPTAWMNQLPLLAAIEIQKAFATAFGVNVLAANIHHPTLGMTGSGIHTPLKSFWYHDMDDPKGRLIIAQVATNPQGLTGTENTTSEMDASHRKFLKILSGDPYCAKDAQEVHCEQAAKWTENGPPTFHSEMMYDNFTLVPVWGKEGHLRVCSNSLCCHLLYERPTLSKELYALGVFDGLHTVHGTYYIQVCALVKCGGPGLDTCGQEITEAEGLFDFHLWGNFSTLYIFPLFLSSGMTLETPDQLGWENDHYFLRKRGLSSGLVTAALYGRLYERK; translated from the exons ATTTATGGTCTGCATTATGTCTGGAGCCCGCACTGCGCCTGCTCTCTTCTTCCTCGGCTGTTCTGCGCTTGCGTTGGGCGTCAGCTCGGCCTCCCAGGAGCCGGGAGAGGCTGAGTACTACGTGGCCGCTGTGTACGAGCATCGGCCGGTCCTGAGCCCCAACCCCCTGGAGCTCATTAGCCGCCAGCAGGCCCTGGAGCTCATGAAGCAGAACCTCGATGTCTATGAACAGCAAGTGATGGCTGCAGCCCAGAAG GGTGTGCAGATTATAGTGTTCCCAGAAGACGGCATCCACGGATTCAACTTCACAAGAACATCCATTTACCCATTCTTGGACTTCATGCCCTCTCCCAAGCTGGTCAGCTGGAACCCGTGTCTGGAGCCCTTTCGGTTCAATGACACGGAG GTCCTCCGGCGCCTGAGTTGTATGGCCATCAAGGGGGGGATGTTCTTGGTGGCCAATCTTGGAACAAAGCAGCCTTGCCTCAGCAGCGACCCTGGCTGCCCACAGGACGGGAGATACCAGTTTAACACCAATGTGGTGTTCAGCGACAATGGAACCCTCGTGGACCGATACCGGAAGCACAACCTGTACTTCGAGGCAGCCTTCGACACCCCGGCTAACGTGGACCTCGTCACCTTTGATGCGCCCTTTGCCGGCAAGTTCGGCGTGTTCACTTGCTTTGACATCCTGTTCTTGGACCCCGCTGTCCGGCTCCTCAGAGACTTTGAGGTGAAACATGTCGTGTACCCCACAGCCTGGATGAACCAGCTGCCACTCTTGGCAGCCATTGAAATTCAGAAAGCATTCGCCACCGCCTTCGGGGTCAACGTCCTGGCGGCTAACATCCACCACCCGACTCTGGGGATGACCGGCAGCGGCATACACACCCCTCTGAAGTCCTTTTGGTACCACGACATGGACGATCCCAAAGGTCGCCTTATAATTGCCCAGGTCGCCACAAACCCGCAGGGCCTCACTGGGACAGAGAATACAACTAGTGAGATGGACGCGTCCCATAGGAAGTTCTTAAAGATCCTGTCCGGGGATCCGTACTGTGCGAAGGATGCCCAGGAAGTGCACTGTGAGCAGGCCGCCAAGTGGACCGAGAACGGGCCACCTACCTTCCACTCGGAGATGATGTATGACAATTTCACCCTGGTCCCCGTCTGGGGAAAGGAAGGCCACCTCCGGGTGTGCTCCAACAGCCTCTGTTGCCACTTACTTTACGAGAGGCCCACCCTGTCCAAGGAGCTATATGCCCTGGGCGTCTTTGACGGACTCCATACCGTGCACGGCACCTACTACATTCAAGTCTGCGCCCTGGTCAAGTGCGGAGGTCCCGGCCTTGACACCTGCGGGCAGGAGATCACGGAGGCCGAGGGCTTGTTTGACTTTCATCTGTGGGGCAACTTCAGCACTTTGTAtatctttcctttgtttctctcCTCCGGGATGACTTTGGAAACTCCTGACCAGCTTGGGTGGGAGAATGACCACTATTTCTTGAGGAAGAGGGGACTGTCCTCCGGCCTGGTGACAGCAGCTCTCTATGGACGGTTGTATGAGAGGAAGTAG
- the Btd gene encoding biotinidase isoform X2 encodes MPSPKLVSWNPCLEPFRFNDTEVLRRLSCMAIKGGMFLVANLGTKQPCLSSDPGCPQDGRYQFNTNVVFSDNGTLVDRYRKHNLYFEAAFDTPANVDLVTFDAPFAGKFGVFTCFDILFLDPAVRLLRDFEVKHVVYPTAWMNQLPLLAAIEIQKAFATAFGVNVLAANIHHPTLGMTGSGIHTPLKSFWYHDMDDPKGRLIIAQVATNPQGLTGTENTTSEMDASHRKFLKILSGDPYCAKDAQEVHCEQAAKWTENGPPTFHSEMMYDNFTLVPVWGKEGHLRVCSNSLCCHLLYERPTLSKELYALGVFDGLHTVHGTYYIQVCALVKCGGPGLDTCGQEITEAEGLFDFHLWGNFSTLYIFPLFLSSGMTLETPDQLGWENDHYFLRKRGLSSGLVTAALYGRLYERK; translated from the exons ATGCCCTCTCCCAAGCTGGTCAGCTGGAACCCGTGTCTGGAGCCCTTTCGGTTCAATGACACGGAG GTCCTCCGGCGCCTGAGTTGTATGGCCATCAAGGGGGGGATGTTCTTGGTGGCCAATCTTGGAACAAAGCAGCCTTGCCTCAGCAGCGACCCTGGCTGCCCACAGGACGGGAGATACCAGTTTAACACCAATGTGGTGTTCAGCGACAATGGAACCCTCGTGGACCGATACCGGAAGCACAACCTGTACTTCGAGGCAGCCTTCGACACCCCGGCTAACGTGGACCTCGTCACCTTTGATGCGCCCTTTGCCGGCAAGTTCGGCGTGTTCACTTGCTTTGACATCCTGTTCTTGGACCCCGCTGTCCGGCTCCTCAGAGACTTTGAGGTGAAACATGTCGTGTACCCCACAGCCTGGATGAACCAGCTGCCACTCTTGGCAGCCATTGAAATTCAGAAAGCATTCGCCACCGCCTTCGGGGTCAACGTCCTGGCGGCTAACATCCACCACCCGACTCTGGGGATGACCGGCAGCGGCATACACACCCCTCTGAAGTCCTTTTGGTACCACGACATGGACGATCCCAAAGGTCGCCTTATAATTGCCCAGGTCGCCACAAACCCGCAGGGCCTCACTGGGACAGAGAATACAACTAGTGAGATGGACGCGTCCCATAGGAAGTTCTTAAAGATCCTGTCCGGGGATCCGTACTGTGCGAAGGATGCCCAGGAAGTGCACTGTGAGCAGGCCGCCAAGTGGACCGAGAACGGGCCACCTACCTTCCACTCGGAGATGATGTATGACAATTTCACCCTGGTCCCCGTCTGGGGAAAGGAAGGCCACCTCCGGGTGTGCTCCAACAGCCTCTGTTGCCACTTACTTTACGAGAGGCCCACCCTGTCCAAGGAGCTATATGCCCTGGGCGTCTTTGACGGACTCCATACCGTGCACGGCACCTACTACATTCAAGTCTGCGCCCTGGTCAAGTGCGGAGGTCCCGGCCTTGACACCTGCGGGCAGGAGATCACGGAGGCCGAGGGCTTGTTTGACTTTCATCTGTGGGGCAACTTCAGCACTTTGTAtatctttcctttgtttctctcCTCCGGGATGACTTTGGAAACTCCTGACCAGCTTGGGTGGGAGAATGACCACTATTTCTTGAGGAAGAGGGGACTGTCCTCCGGCCTGGTGACAGCAGCTCTCTATGGACGGTTGTATGAGAGGAAGTAG